In Humulus lupulus chromosome 6, drHumLupu1.1, whole genome shotgun sequence, a single genomic region encodes these proteins:
- the LOC133785036 gene encoding regulator of nonsense transcripts UPF2-like gives MAKATAKPPELVKFSGVGGAAILFMWLGMTAGGGVPGLGSMAQGLGIFSVHSVVTQELAPESDQVQQTAQDTGEIFTDSGASQDGKSADKGKEKDKEKSKDPEKEKGKEKNADKKGDTEKEKLKSIEGTNLDALLQRLPGCVCSDLIDQLTVNILLSPCSLLL, from the exons ATGGCGAAGGCGACGGCGAAGCCTCCTGAGCTGGTGAAGTTCTCAGGCGTGGGTGGTGCTGCCATTCTCTTCATG TGGCTGGGCATGACGGCGGGTGGGGGAGTCCCGGGTCTAGGCTCGATGGCGCAGGGGCTGGGCATTTTCTCAGTCCATTCCGTCGTCACTCAG GAACTGGCACCTGAATCAGACCAAGTTCAACAAACTGCCCAAGACACTGGAGAGATTTTTACAGATTCGGGTGCTTCACAGGATGGCAAAAGTGcagataaagggaaagaaaaggatAAGGAGAAGAGTAAAGACCCTGAAAAAgagaaagggaaagaaaaaaatgCGGATAAGAAAGGAGACActgaaaaagagaaattaaaaagtATCGAAGGGACAAATTTAGATGCCTTATTGCAGAGGCTTCCAGGTTGTGTGTGCAGTGATCTTATAGATCAATTGACAGTAAATATACTCCTGAGTCCCTGTTCTTTGTTACTATGA